A genome region from Setaria italica strain Yugu1 chromosome III, Setaria_italica_v2.0, whole genome shotgun sequence includes the following:
- the LOC101782661 gene encoding very-long-chain (3R)-3-hydroxyacyl-CoA dehydratase 2 isoform X2, with the protein MARPSKLYLVCYNSLQALGWFIALLRLLPCLAHPVSAHSAYAVAGDLICFLQTCAILETVHAAIGLVPTAPLLTVLQWGGRTHFVLAVVRQIPQVQSSPSVFITFMAWSIAEVIRYSHYALTTLKVCPSWVTYLSVDYVPSSPICEEEEPLLRFLREVLHELSFISSGCAGVLSIAVAEAVLACVQATQVKAGKGEQEETSLRKLTSSAQM; encoded by the exons ATGGCTCGCCCTTCGAAGCTCTACCTCGTCTGCTACAACTCCCTCCAAGCGCTCGGATG GTTCAtcgccctcctccgcctcctgccCTGCCTCGCCCATCCCGTCTCCGCCCACTCCGCGTACGcggtcgccggcgacctcaTCT GCTTCCTGCAGACCTGCGCGATTCTTGAGACGGTCCATGCCGCGATCG GATTGGTGCCCACTGCGCCGCTTCTTACTGTCTTGCAATGGGGAGGGAGGACTCACTTTGTTCTCGCTGTTGTCCGACAAATCCCCCAG GTTCAGAGCAGTCCCTCTGTTTTCATAACGTTTATGGCTTGGAGCATAGCTGAG GTCATCCGCTATTCCCACTATGCTCTGACTACCTTAAAAGTTTGTCCGTCTTGGGTGACTTATCTCAG TGTGGACTATGTACCAAGCTCTCCCATTTGTGAAGAAGAGGAACCTCTACTCAGGTTTCTTCGAGAAGTTCTCCATGAGCTATCATTCATTTCTAGTG GGTGTGCTGGTGTGCTATCCATTGCTGTGGCTGAAGCTGTACTTGCATGTGTTCAAGCAACGCAAGTCAAAGCTGGGAAAGGGGAGCAGGAAGAAACGAGCCTGAGAAAATTGACCAGCTCAGCTCAGATGTAA
- the LOC101782661 gene encoding very-long-chain (3R)-3-hydroxyacyl-CoA dehydratase 2 isoform X1 — MARPSKLYLVCYNSLQALGWFIALLRLLPCLAHPVSAHSAYAVAGDLICFLQTCAILETVHAAIGLVPTAPLLTVLQWGGRTHFVLAVVRQIPQVQSSPSVFITFMAWSIAEVIRYSHYALTTLKVCPSWVTYLRYTAFIPLYPIGVGPGEMWTMYQALPFVKKRNLYSGFFEKFSMSYHSFLVGVLVCYPLLWLKLYLHVFKQRKSKLGKGSRKKRA, encoded by the exons ATGGCTCGCCCTTCGAAGCTCTACCTCGTCTGCTACAACTCCCTCCAAGCGCTCGGATG GTTCAtcgccctcctccgcctcctgccCTGCCTCGCCCATCCCGTCTCCGCCCACTCCGCGTACGcggtcgccggcgacctcaTCT GCTTCCTGCAGACCTGCGCGATTCTTGAGACGGTCCATGCCGCGATCG GATTGGTGCCCACTGCGCCGCTTCTTACTGTCTTGCAATGGGGAGGGAGGACTCACTTTGTTCTCGCTGTTGTCCGACAAATCCCCCAG GTTCAGAGCAGTCCCTCTGTTTTCATAACGTTTATGGCTTGGAGCATAGCTGAG GTCATCCGCTATTCCCACTATGCTCTGACTACCTTAAAAGTTTGTCCGTCTTGGGTGACTTATCTCAG GTACACAGCTTTCATCCCTCTGTATCCAATCGGGGTCGGACCCGGTGAAA TGTGGACTATGTACCAAGCTCTCCCATTTGTGAAGAAGAGGAACCTCTACTCAGGTTTCTTCGAGAAGTTCTCCATGAGCTATCATTCATTTCTAGTG GGTGTGCTGGTGTGCTATCCATTGCTGTGGCTGAAGCTGTACTTGCATGTGTTCAAGCAACGCAAGTCAAAGCTGGGAAAGGGGAGCAGGAAGAAACGAGCCTGA